Sequence from the Ancalomicrobiaceae bacterium S20 genome:
GGCGCCGTCCGGCGTATGCACCACCTCGGGGTGGAACATCACGCCGTAGAACTTGCGCTTCTCGTCGGCGATGTAGGCGTAGGGCGCGTTCTCGGAGGTGCCGATCACCTCGAAGCCCTTCGGCGGCCGGATCACGCGGTCGCCGTGGCTCATCCAGACCTGATGCCGGGTGCCGGCGTCCCACAGGCCGTCGGTCAGCGAGGTCTTGCCGGCGACCGTCACATAGGCGCGGCCGAATTCACGGTGGTCGGCGCTCTCGATCTCGCCGCCGAGCTGCTCGACCATGCACATCTGGCCGTAGCAGATGCCGAGCATCGGCACGCCGGCCTCGAACAGCGCCTGCGGCGCGCGCGGGCTGTTCGCCTCGGTGGTCGAGGCGGGACCGCCCGACAGGATGATCGCCTTGGGGCGCATCCGCTCGAAGGCCTCGCCGGCCTTCTGATAGGGCACGATCTCCGAGTAGACGCCGCACTCGCGCACGCGGCGCGCGATGAGCTGAGTGAACTGGGAGCCGAAGTCGACGATGAGGACGGTGTTCGTGTGCATGGGCGGGATTTACGGGAGTTGCGCGCCGGAGGCAAGGCGCCGGAACCCACCATTCCCGCCATTCTGGCCATGGCCGCTCTGCACCGGCCGCGTCTCCGAGCCGTGCCGTGAAGAGCGGCCGTGTCCGCGCTAGGCCATGCCGCGGCTCAGTTGCCCGACTTCGGCGGTCGCATCATGAGCACCCAGCGGTAGGGCTTGCCCTCGACGCCCCAGATCCGGCGCGCCAGCACGATCGGGCGCTCGATCAGGCCCGGTCCGAAGCGCTCCCTCGCCAGCGTCTGGCAGCGGTCTCCCGAGGCGCAGCAGACGATCGCCAGCCCTTCGCGATCGACGCGTCCGGGCGTGATCCAGGGCGAGCGGGCGTAGTCGAGTTCGACCATCTCCGACACCGGGCTCTTCGTATAGAAGACCACCGGATGCGCGTTGGAATCGAGGCCGCCGACCAGCCTCAGCGGTGTGCCGGTGGTCTCGGTCCAGATCCGACCGACCTCCTCGGCGAGCTCGCGCTCGGGCTTGAACAGGATCTTGCCTTGGGTCAACGCCTGCACGCCGTAGATCGCCGGCGTCGAGGCGATCAGCCCGGCGTAATAGATCACGACGATCGCGACCAGCCGGCGCAGGTTCACGTCGGCATCGACGATGCCGGGCACCGACAGGATCGCCCAGACGCTCAGGAACCAGAGCGGCAGCCCCCAGACCGACGAGAGTTCGGCCTTGGCGACGATGCCGAGGCCATAGGCGGCCAGGAACGGCACGATCCAGAGCACCAGCATCGCGCGGCGCGACGGATCGGCGAAGGAGAACACCTCCTTCAACGCGGCCCGTTTCTCGCGCGGCAGGATCGCCAGGATGGCCAGCAGCATCGGCAGCTGCCAGGCGAGCTGCGACAGCGGGAACTTCACGATGTAGAGCAGATAGCGCCCGGTCGTCGCTGCCCGGTGCTCGCCGGCATAGGCGAAGGGACCGAAATCGTGGTGGAACAGCCACCACAGATGCGGCCCGAACACCGCGAGGCCCGCGATCACCACGGCCACCGCCGCGGGCGACAGCAGGATGCGCCAGCGGTCCGGCCGCATCAGCACCACCACGGCGGCGGCGATCAGCAGCACGCCGGAGAAGTACTTGCCCATCATCGCCAGACCGGCGAGGACGCCGACCAGCGCACCGTTCACGATGGTCGGCCGCTCGATCGCCTTCAGGAAGACGAAGGCGAACCAGGGCCAGATCGCGAGCAGGATCGAATTGGCGTTGAACTTGATCGCCATGAAGCCGTAGAGCGGCGTGATGGCGAGCAGCAGGACCGATGCGATGCGGCGCGCGCCGCGATCGTAGAGGCCGACCAGCATATAGACGCCGAGCAGGCCGATCGCGGTATTCACCGCCGAAAGCAGGAAATAGGCCCAGTCCGCGCGCGGCAGGATCGTGAACCACGCGGCCGTCACCCAGGCGAACAGCGGCGGATGCTTGAAGTAGCCGAGCTGCCACTCGCGGCCCCAGGCGAAATTCTCCGCCATGTCGCCGGAGGTCGACAGGTTCTCCTGGGTCAGGACGGGGTAGATCGTCCAGACGAAGACGTGCGCCAGCAGCGCCACGGTGATCAGCGTGGTCGGGGACAGGCGTCCCAAGACCTCGCCGATCCGGAGTTCGAACCGTCGGAACGCGTCCGCAAATCTGTCAGTACCGGCCGTTTCGCTCAAACGCAATTATCACTCCGCCAACACCAAAACGGCCCGCGCGCGCCCCCGCGGCGACCGTACCATGCACTGGTGTTCGTCGATGCCGTCCGCGCCGCCTTCGGCCAACGGCTTTCCGCAACGCCCTCCCCCGAGGACGCGTCCGAGGGAATATACGATAGGCCACGGAAAGCAATGGCGCGCCTCACGATCGGCTCGGTATTTCAGGCATAAAGCGTCGAAGATGCGTGGAGACGCGCACGGCCGTGCGACACCGGTCCCAATTCGAGATCCTGGGACCAGCGCCCCCTTGATCAGCGCCCCCGTGATCAGGACGCGCGCTGCATCACGGCGGCGAAGAAGCCGTCGGTCCCCGAGCTCGCCGGCGAGAACCGCAGGACCGGACCGGGCGCGCCGTCCCGGCGCACGAAGCGGCCGAGGCGCTCCGCCGTCGCCGCATCGCTCGCCGCGATCCGCTCGAGCGGTTCGCCGAGGGCGAAGTCCGCGTGCCGTTCGAGGAAGGCGGCGACGCGGTCCTCGTCCTCCTCCGGCAGGATCGAACAGGTCACGTAGACGAGCCGACCGCCGGGCGCGACATGGCGGGCGGCCGTGTCGAGCACCTCGTCCTGCTCGCGCATGCGCATCTCGAGCGCATTGGGACGCAGCCGCCACTTGGCGTCCGGCCGGCGGCGCCAGGTGCCGGTACCGGTGCAGGGCGCATCGACGAGGACGAGATCCATGCGATCGCGCAGGTCGGCGAGCACGTCGTCGCGGCCGGGCGGACGCAACTGGATGTTGCGGGCCCCGGCGCGGCGGATACGATCGAGGATGTCGCCGAAGCGGCGCTTTCGGCGTCGTAGGCGTAGATCTGGCCCCGGTTCTCCATCAGCGCGGCGAAGGCGAGCGTCTTGCCGCCGGCACCGGCGCAGAGGTCGAGCACCTGCTCGTCGGGCGCGGGCGCGGCGATCAGGGCGGCGAGCTGCGAGCCCTCGTCCTGGATCTCGACCAGGCCCTTCAGATAGGCGAGCTCGTTCTCGACATTCGGCACCTTCGCAGCGCCCGTGCCGACCGCGACGCGCAGGCCGAGCGGCGACAGCGGCGTCGGCTCGGTACCGATGTCGGCGAGATCGGCGAGCGCCTTCTTGCGCGAACCGCGCAGCGTGTTGACGCGCAGATCGATCGGCGCGCGCGCGGCGAGCGCCGCCCCTCCTCCGCGGCACGATCGCCGAACGCGCGTTCGAACGAGGCCGTCAGCCACTCGGGGAAGTCGCCGCGCACGTGCACGGGCAGATCGGCCGCGAGATCAGCGCCGAGGCCGGCGCGCTCCGTATCGCTCAACGGCTCCGGCGCGTGCGGTTCGGCGAGCGCGGCTTCGAGACCGGCAACGCCCTTGCCCCAGGCGAGCGTGTACGCCGCCAGCGCCAGCGCGCGCGGCGTCTCGGCGCCGAGGCGGGCCGCGTAGCTCGCGCGGTGGCGCAACGCGTCATGGACGAGATTGCCGATCGCGGTCCGGTCGCCGGAGCCGGCGAAACGGTGCGACAGGCCCCAGTCCTTGAGGGCGTCGTTGACCGGCCGGTGCCGGGTCTCGATGTCGGCCAGAACCTCGATCGCCGCCTGGATGCGGCCGCCGTCGCGCATGATGGGCCTTCAGAACAGTCCGTTGGAAAGAATGGCGATCGCGAGCATCGCCAGCATCGCGATCAGCACCGCGACGCCGACCAGGAACGAGCCGCCGCGCAGCGGCAGCGTGTTGCGGCCGGTGTGGATGCGGTTATGGACGACGCGCGTCGCCACATAGATCCAGGCCAGCACCGCGAAGGGCAGGCTCGCGGCCTTGATCAACAGCGCGAGCAGCGCCAGCGCGTAGAACAGCACCGGCGTCTCGAACTGGTTGGCGAAGTTGTTCTGCACCTTGCGGACGTCGTCGGGCCAGCCCGACGAGTCCAGCAGCAGATTGCCCCTCGCCCGTCTGCCCTTGTAGGCGTCGTAACGCCGGGCGCCGAGCTGGAACAGCACCAGGATCGTCACGAGCACCTGCGCGAGCAGCGCGAGGGCGAGAAGCTTCTCCGCAAAGGTCATCGACCGTTCGCCCTCAGACGTTCGAGGGGTAGTTCGGGCTCTCGCGCGTGATGGTCACGTCATGGACGTGGCTCTCGCGCAGGCCGGCACCCGAAATGCGCACGAAGCGCGCCTTCTCGGACAGTTCGGCGACCGTGTGGGCGCCGACGTAGCCCATGGCGGCCTTGAGGCCGCCGGCGAGCTGGTGCAGCACCGCGGCGAGCGGGCCCTTGTAGGGCACTTGGCCCTCGATGCCCTCCGGCACGAGCTTCAGCTGGTCGCGCACTTCCGCCTGGAAGTAGCGGTCGGCCGAGCCGCGCGCCATGGCGCCGATCGAGCCCATGCCACGGTAGGCCTTGTAGCTGCGGCCCTGGTGCAGATAGACCTCGCCGGGGCTTTCTTCCGTACCGGCGAGCAGCGACCCGACCATGGCGATCGAGGCGCCGGCGGCGAGCGCCTTGGCGAGATCGCCCGAATACTTGATGCCGCCGTCGGCGACGATCGGGATGCCGGCGTCCTGCGCCGCCTCGACTGCATCCAGGATGGCGGTCAGCTGCGGCACGCCGACGCCGGCGACAACGCGGGTGGTGCAGATCGAGCCCGGGCCGATGCCGACCTTGACCGCATCGGCACCGGCGTCGATCAGCGCCTTGGTGCCGTCGGCGGTCGCGACGTTGCCGGCGACCACCTGCACGGTGTTCGACAGGCGCTTGACGCGGCCGACCATGTCGAGCACGCGCTGCGAATGGCCATGGGCGGTATCGACCACCAGGAGGTCGACGCCGGCGTCGATCAGGCGCTCGGCGCGCTCGAAGCCCGAATCGCCGACCGTGGTCGCCGCGGCGGCGCGCAGCCGCCCCTGCGCGTCCTTGGAGGCATTCGGGTTGAGCTGCGCCTTCTCCATGTCCTTGACGGTGATGAGGCCGATGCAGCGATACTGATCGTCGACGACGATCAGCTTCTCGATGCGGTGCTTGTGCAGCAGTTGCTTGGCCTCGGCCTGGCTGACCGTCTCGCGCACCGTGATCAGGTTCTCGCGCGTCATCAGCTCATAGACGCGCTGCTCCGGGTTGGAGGCGAAGCGGACGTCGCGGTTGGTCAGGATGCCGACCAGGCGGCCGAGGTGGTAGCCGCCGGTGCCGCCGCCGTCGACGACCGGGATGCCCGAGATCCGGTAGGCCTTCATCAGCGACAGTGCGTCGGCGAGGGTGGCATCCGGGCCGATCACGACCGGGTTCACGACCATGCCGCTCTCGAACTTCTTGACCTGGCGGACCTGCTCGGCCTGCTCTTCCGGCGTGAAGTTGCGGTGGATGACGCCGATGCCGCCGGCCTGCGCCATGGCGATGGCGAGGCGGGCCTCGGTCACTGTGTC
This genomic interval carries:
- a CDS encoding glycosyltransferase family 39 protein, yielding MGRLSPTTLITVALLAHVFVWTIYPVLTQENLSTSGDMAENFAWGREWQLGYFKHPPLFAWVTAAWFTILPRADWAYFLLSAVNTAIGLLGVYMLVGLYDRGARRIASVLLLAITPLYGFMAIKFNANSILLAIWPWFAFVFLKAIERPTIVNGALVGVLAGLAMMGKYFSGVLLIAAAVVVLMRPDRWRILLSPAAVAVVIAGLAVFGPHLWWLFHHDFGPFAYAGEHRAATTGRYLLYIVKFPLSQLAWQLPMLLAILAILPREKRAALKEVFSFADPSRRAMLVLWIVPFLAAYGLGIVAKAELSSVWGLPLWFLSVWAILSVPGIVDADVNLRRLVAIVVIYYAGLIASTPAIYGVQALTQGKILFKPERELAEEVGRIWTETTGTPLRLVGGLDSNAHPVVFYTKSPVSEMVELDYARSPWITPGRVDREGLAIVCCASGDRCQTLARERFGPGLIERPIVLARRIWGVEGKPYRWVLMMRPPKSGN
- a CDS encoding MAPEG family protein gives rise to the protein MTFAEKLLALALLAQVLVTILVLFQLGARRYDAYKGRRARGNLLLDSSGWPDDVRKVQNNFANQFETPVLFYALALLALLIKAASLPFAVLAWIYVATRVVHNRIHTGRNTLPLRGGSFLVGVAVLIAMLAMLAIAILSNGLF
- the guaB gene encoding IMP dehydrogenase, translating into MPVFYEPRTGREALTFDDVLLLPGHSEVLPGETDLRSRVTREIELNLPIISAAMDTVTEARLAIAMAQAGGIGVIHRNFTPEEQAEQVRQVKKFESGMVVNPVVIGPDATLADALSLMKAYRISGIPVVDGGGTGGYHLGRLVGILTNRDVRFASNPEQRVYELMTRENLITVRETVSQAEAKQLLHKHRIEKLIVVDDQYRCIGLITVKDMEKAQLNPNASKDAQGRLRAAAATTVGDSGFERAERLIDAGVDLLVVDTAHGHSQRVLDMVGRVKRLSNTVQVVAGNVATADGTKALIDAGADAVKVGIGPGSICTTRVVAGVGVPQLTAILDAVEAAQDAGIPIVADGGIKYSGDLAKALAAGASIAMVGSLLAGTEESPGEVYLHQGRSYKAYRGMGSIGAMARGSADRYFQAEVRDQLKLVPEGIEGQVPYKGPLAAVLHQLAGGLKAAMGYVGAHTVAELSEKARFVRISGAGLRESHVHDVTITRESPNYPSNV